In Euhalothece natronophila Z-M001, the DNA window ATTTCGGGAAATTTAATTTCATCCCGAAAATGTTGATCATGGATGTAAAGCCCTACCGTACAGTTATGATTTGCGAAAGAAAGCGATCGCTGCTGTGGAACGAGGAGAAAAGTAAACTTTTTGCCATTACCGTTGTACTAATTCATCTAACCCCAACTTAGACCTCAGATAATTAGCCAAGTTCTTTGGAGCGTTACCACCGCCACGAGCTTTGCTGAGGTAGGGTTTACCATTTTCATCGTAGTCCTTCTCTCCCAACATCCCAAAAAAGTCCGAGTTATAACGTGTCCAATTGATCTGTGCTAGTCGTTTATAGATGCGCTTCTTTTCAACATCTGATAAAGAAGAACGAAACTCAACATCATGGAAAATCAACCCAATCGCGTACCATCCCGGCGCAGTTAAGTGAATTGAACGGTGATCACGAAACGACTGCCCCATTCCTTCAGCAAATATTTCAAGGAAATTTTCTAGTTTTGCTTTAATTTTCAAAAATGTTTCACGAGTAAGATTTGGCTCTCCAGAGGGATATTCCTCACTAAGTTTCTTCTGAAATGCAATCCCTTCGCACGCACCACGCACAAAGCGCAGAAACACCTGTTGAGCCACAAGTGCCGTTGATTTCTTACCAAGAGAGGCTGCACGTTCTTCGACTCCACCATTACGCTCGATTATGTCAGTTTCTCCTAATTTCTTAGTCAATCCAACATAAATATTGCTTCGGTCGAGCGCGATCGCTCGGTTTTTCTTGATGGGTTGAGTTAGGAAATTAAAGTCATGGAAAAGCTGTCCCAACTCCATCAAAGTTAGGTTTCGCTCTTGGGGAACATAGATAGTAACTGGAAAAGTGAAGGAGTTAACAATTTCTTCATCTCCTGCCTCATATACTTCCATTGCACCAGTATAACGAGCTAGCCCATCAAGCAAAATTCTGGTGCTGTTAGCACGCAAGTCAAAATGAAGCTCTCCAACATCTGAACTGATATTTTTTCCCTGTTCCTCATAAGGGACAAATTTTAAAGGCTTAGTAGCACCAATTGAAATCGCAGGAAACGCACCAATAGAGAAACTATTGCTCGGATCAAAACGATCACGAATGTAGCGAGCTGTGCCCTCTCGACGCTTTTTTTCGGTTGGGCGTTGCAAGTATTGATAGATTTCCCGAATAGTTTCAGGAAGATTCCGCCAATTTTTACTTCGGGGATCATGTCCCAATATATTTTGTAATTCCGTAGGAGCTACATGAGTCTGGTATGTGTAGAGATGCCTACTAAAGTGTCCCTTTATGCAAGGAACAGGGATTGTAAGTCTGTTTGAGAGATTAACCATTGTTTTTATTATTATTGATAAGTTTATGGGCAGGGATTCACCCCTGCCAAAAGTAATTAGATTAAGTTAAAGAGCCGATCCGAGGAGCGACAACATCGACTTTTTGAAGGTAATCGTCCCAATCATTAGAAACCATCGCTAGAGTTTTTAAAGTGTTGAGATGGTTTTCCAAATGTCTGCGACCTTTTTCCTCGGATAGGTACACATGGAGTTTGTTACTGCTATCACCGCGACGAGCCCTAAGCTCATTATTGACTTCAGTAGGGAGAATTCGGTTATACACCAGATCATTTGTGATTTTCCCCACACAGCTTGGGCGTTTAGCTTTCGGATCGAGGTGATGCCAACCCTTCAGTCGGAACCACTCCCGATACAACTCATCAGGGAACGTTTTTCGCCATTCTGCTGGGGTGTCCAATAAGTATTCAGCTACAAGGTGTTGCAACGCATCTTCTGGACGCCGATACTGG includes these proteins:
- a CDS encoding DNA sulfur modification protein DndB codes for the protein MVNLSNRLTIPVPCIKGHFSRHLYTYQTHVAPTELQNILGHDPRSKNWRNLPETIREIYQYLQRPTEKKRREGTARYIRDRFDPSNSFSIGAFPAISIGATKPLKFVPYEEQGKNISSDVGELHFDLRANSTRILLDGLARYTGAMEVYEAGDEEIVNSFTFPVTIYVPQERNLTLMELGQLFHDFNFLTQPIKKNRAIALDRSNIYVGLTKKLGETDIIERNGGVEERAASLGKKSTALVAQQVFLRFVRGACEGIAFQKKLSEEYPSGEPNLTRETFLKIKAKLENFLEIFAEGMGQSFRDHRSIHLTAPGWYAIGLIFHDVEFRSSLSDVEKKRIYKRLAQINWTRYNSDFFGMLGEKDYDENGKPYLSKARGGGNAPKNLANYLRSKLGLDELVQR